A window of Lacibacter sediminis contains these coding sequences:
- a CDS encoding acyltransferase: protein MLRKIGLLFYYLFRYPVFKLMLGKIGSSSRLISPTITGHNRIFIGSNVYINDKAWLACEPLTGDANAALTIGDGTYIGRFSHVYATSKIEIGKKVLMADKVYLSDNLHGYQNIELPVIDQPIQQTNPVIIKDGAWLGENVCVIGASVGKNSVIGSNSVVTKDIPDYCVAVGSPAVIIKRYNFDTKQWCKTDKEGQFI from the coding sequence ATGCTCAGGAAAATAGGCTTATTATTTTACTACCTGTTTCGCTATCCTGTTTTCAAATTGATGCTGGGCAAGATCGGTTCTTCATCCCGTTTAATTTCGCCAACAATTACAGGTCATAATCGCATTTTTATTGGTTCAAATGTTTACATCAACGATAAAGCATGGCTGGCTTGCGAACCTTTAACAGGTGATGCCAATGCCGCACTTACAATTGGCGATGGAACTTACATTGGACGGTTCAGCCATGTTTATGCTACATCGAAAATTGAAATAGGAAAGAAAGTGCTGATGGCCGATAAAGTTTATCTCAGCGATAATCTGCACGGCTATCAGAACATTGAATTGCCTGTCATCGATCAACCCATTCAGCAAACAAATCCTGTGATCATTAAAGATGGCGCATGGCTTGGTGAAAATGTTTGTGTGATCGGGGCGAGTGTTGGGAAGAACAGCGTGATCGGTTCTAATTCAGTTGTCACAAAAGATATTCCTGATTATTGTGTGGCTGTCGGAAGCCCGGCCGTTATTATCAAGCGATATAATTTTGATACAAAGCAGTGGTGCAAAACGGATAAAGAAGGACAATTTATTTAA
- a CDS encoding glycosyltransferase family 2 protein yields MAKIGLVTVLFKSDDVLDGFFKSVSKQTHKDYILYLVDNSVNERSNKVIADCLTKYPVTAYNHIKNADNVGVAKGNNIGIKQALEDGCSHVLILNNDIEIEQETAFSSQLLLSEKGEQIIVPKIYYPDRTIWMAGGEMVKWRALGTHYGYNKPDSEEYNVPKYITYAPTCYMLVNASVFEKVGMMDEKYFAYYDDTDFVYRSCEAGCQLYYDPSVTIIHKVSHSSGGDSSFYIYYSNRNKLYFIRKNFSGFLKYFAIGYTFFTRIFYWLRFNKDQKKKLVQALKEGMVYPV; encoded by the coding sequence ATGGCAAAGATTGGATTGGTTACTGTATTATTTAAAAGCGATGATGTGCTCGATGGCTTTTTTAAAAGTGTTTCAAAGCAAACGCATAAAGACTACATCCTGTACCTAGTTGATAATTCTGTAAACGAACGATCAAATAAAGTCATTGCAGATTGTCTCACTAAATATCCGGTTACTGCTTACAACCATATCAAGAACGCAGATAATGTTGGTGTTGCAAAAGGAAATAATATTGGAATAAAGCAAGCACTGGAAGATGGTTGTTCGCATGTGCTTATTCTCAATAACGATATTGAAATAGAACAGGAAACAGCTTTCAGCTCACAATTGTTACTGTCTGAAAAAGGTGAGCAAATCATTGTTCCTAAAATTTATTACCCCGATAGAACGATCTGGATGGCTGGTGGTGAAATGGTGAAATGGCGGGCATTGGGTACTCATTATGGGTATAACAAACCCGACTCGGAGGAGTACAATGTACCGAAGTATATTACTTATGCGCCTACTTGCTACATGTTAGTTAATGCATCGGTGTTTGAAAAAGTGGGTATGATGGATGAAAAGTATTTTGCTTATTATGATGATACTGATTTTGTGTATCGTTCATGTGAAGCAGGGTGTCAGCTTTATTACGATCCGTCGGTAACCATCATTCACAAAGTGTCTCATTCATCAGGTGGTGATTCTTCATTCTATATTTATTATTCAAACCGCAATAAGCTTTACTTTATCCGCAAGAATTTTTCAGGGTTCTTAAAATACTTCGCAATTGGGTATACGTTCTTTACCCGTATTTTTTACTGGCTTCGGTTTAATAAAGACCAAAAGAAGAAATTGGTGCAGGCATTGAAAGAGGGGATGGTTTATCCTGTCTGA
- a CDS encoding queuosine precursor transporter: protein MIKQILSDKSTKLFLILSGFFIANAMIAEFIGVKIFSLEDTIGIKRLELPLFGSNFSFHLTAGVLLWPVVFIMTDIINEYYGSKGVKFLSYLTVTLIAYSFLMFSGAIGLKPSEYFTIGNDIDNANNAFKGIFGQGLWIIIGSMVAFLIGQVLDVLVFHRIKKATGEKRIWLRATGSTLISQLVDSFVVLFIAFYIGRRIQEGQGDAWSLKQILVTGTGNYIYKFIVAIALTPVIYLIHGVIERYLGHDKAAEMKKAAMLD, encoded by the coding sequence ATGATCAAACAGATACTTTCTGATAAATCAACCAAACTGTTTCTCATCTTGTCTGGTTTTTTTATCGCCAATGCGATGATCGCTGAATTTATCGGTGTCAAAATTTTTTCACTGGAAGATACCATTGGCATTAAACGTTTGGAACTGCCATTGTTCGGGAGCAATTTCAGTTTTCATCTTACCGCAGGTGTATTGTTATGGCCGGTTGTCTTCATCATGACCGATATTATCAACGAGTATTACGGATCGAAAGGGGTGAAATTTCTTTCCTATCTCACTGTCACTTTAATAGCTTATTCATTCTTAATGTTTTCGGGTGCTATTGGTTTAAAACCATCCGAATATTTTACAATTGGAAATGATATAGATAATGCCAACAATGCATTCAAGGGGATTTTTGGCCAGGGATTATGGATTATAATCGGTTCCATGGTTGCATTCTTAATTGGCCAGGTGTTAGACGTACTGGTGTTTCACCGTATTAAAAAGGCTACGGGTGAAAAACGGATTTGGCTGCGTGCAACAGGCTCAACGTTGATCTCTCAATTGGTTGATAGTTTTGTGGTATTATTTATCGCATTCTATATTGGCCGGAGAATACAGGAAGGGCAGGGAGATGCATGGAGTTTAAAGCAGATACTTGTTACAGGAACCGGTAACTACATCTATAAATTTATTGTGGCAATTGCACTTACGCCGGTCATCTACCTGATTCATGGTGTGATTGAAAGATATCTCGGTCACGACAAAGCAGCTGAAATGAAAAAAGCTGCAATGTTGGATTAA
- a CDS encoding NAD-dependent epimerase/dehydratase family protein codes for MSKRKVLITGGAGFIGSNLALHLLQHGYDVRVLDNLSEQIHGIDAERTSPLYRSIKDKVHFIKGTVTSVYDWQNAIADNEVIVHLAAETGTGQSMYQVSKYVDVNIGGTAIMLDILANTKTNVKKVVIASSRAIYGEGKYISKELGVVYPGHRTAAFMDAGNFDVTYPGATSPLQLTATDEESKIHPSSVYGITKQNQEQMVMTVCSSIGIAAVAFRYQNVYGPGQSLSNPYTGILSIFSTLIKNSKPINIFEDGKESRDFVFIDDVVKATFLGIEKEQANGEVFNVGTGVATTVDEVASLLVEYYNSEVPVQVSGNYRLGDIRHNYADISKIERMLGFTPSVDFKTGLKKFTEWVNGQQVQSSKYEESISEMKSKGLMK; via the coding sequence ATGAGTAAACGTAAAGTCTTAATAACAGGTGGAGCAGGTTTTATTGGATCTAACCTTGCGTTGCATTTATTGCAGCATGGGTATGATGTAAGGGTGCTGGATAACCTCTCCGAACAGATACATGGTATTGATGCTGAAAGAACATCTCCTTTATACCGGTCAATAAAAGATAAAGTTCATTTCATAAAAGGGACAGTTACTTCAGTTTATGATTGGCAGAATGCAATAGCAGATAATGAAGTGATCGTTCACCTTGCCGCTGAAACCGGTACAGGTCAGTCGATGTACCAGGTAAGCAAATATGTGGATGTAAACATTGGCGGCACAGCCATTATGCTCGATATACTTGCCAATACTAAAACCAATGTGAAGAAAGTAGTGATTGCTTCTTCACGTGCTATTTACGGGGAAGGGAAATACATTTCAAAAGAATTGGGTGTTGTTTATCCCGGACACCGTACGGCAGCTTTCATGGATGCAGGTAATTTTGACGTTACATATCCGGGTGCAACAAGCCCTTTGCAATTAACAGCTACCGATGAAGAGTCGAAAATCCATCCTTCATCGGTTTATGGTATCACAAAGCAAAACCAGGAGCAAATGGTGATGACTGTTTGTTCGTCAATTGGTATTGCAGCCGTTGCTTTCCGTTATCAGAATGTATACGGTCCCGGCCAATCATTAAGTAATCCATACACAGGCATACTTTCCATTTTTTCTACGCTTATCAAGAATAGCAAACCCATCAATATTTTTGAAGATGGGAAGGAGAGCCGTGATTTTGTGTTTATTGATGATGTGGTGAAAGCAACGTTTCTTGGCATTGAAAAAGAACAAGCAAATGGCGAGGTGTTCAATGTAGGGACAGGAGTTGCTACAACAGTTGATGAAGTAGCTTCTTTACTAGTTGAATATTATAACAGCGAGGTTCCGGTACAGGTAAGCGGTAATTATCGTTTGGGTGATATCCGTCATAATTATGCCGACATCAGCAAGATTGAACGCATGCTTGGTTTTACGCCTTCTGTTGATTTTAAAACCGGGTTGAAAAAATTTACCGAATGGGTGAATGGTCAACAGGTGCAAAGCAGCAAGTATGAGGAATCAATCAGTGAAATGAAATCAAAGGGATTAATGAAATGA
- a CDS encoding NUDIX hydrolase has product MTLTVRVYGVIITDDKKVLVSDEFIRGAYITKFPGGGLEIGEGTRDCLKREIKEELFIDSEIGDHLYTTDFYQESAFNTAHQILSIYYYVKPLEPILLPFKTTPFDFEPHQVADPKGESEVIRLIDWDHFNEETVTLPIDKLVARMLKEKH; this is encoded by the coding sequence ATGACACTTACTGTTCGTGTTTACGGCGTTATTATTACTGACGACAAGAAAGTATTGGTGAGCGATGAATTTATTCGTGGAGCTTACATCACAAAATTCCCCGGGGGTGGTTTGGAAATTGGCGAAGGCACCAGAGATTGCTTAAAACGTGAAATAAAAGAAGAACTGTTTATCGATTCAGAGATAGGCGACCATTTATACACCACCGATTTTTATCAGGAAAGTGCATTCAATACAGCACACCAGATACTTTCCATTTATTATTATGTGAAACCATTGGAACCGATCTTACTTCCCTTCAAAACAACTCCTTTTGATTTTGAACCGCACCAGGTAGCTGATCCAAAAGGTGAATCGGAAGTAATACGATTAATTGATTGGGATCATTTCAATGAGGAAACAGTTACACTTCCCATTGACAAATTAGTTGCACGGATGTTGAAGGAAAAGCATTAA
- a CDS encoding class I SAM-dependent methyltransferase, giving the protein MDISTNKDIKIKSYFSNRNVDSSSYANYSLPRYLSPFFNDSDKNLDILDIGCGLGQMLDHLKKSGFNNLYGIDINEESINECKKKDLSVEKINDIREYASKSTMKFDRIVMSHVLEHIDKEDIIDTLIHIKKYLLKDSGVFLLMVPNAQSYTGTYWRYEDFTHSVLFTAGSCYYVLKSAGFSNIEFIDPDGTKHMNPFKRIIIKLFVGFHKLKEDFWNKILQTSFHKTSPRIYTFELKVAAN; this is encoded by the coding sequence ATGGACATATCTACCAATAAAGACATAAAAATAAAATCCTATTTTTCCAATCGAAATGTCGATAGTAGTTCATATGCAAACTATTCCCTTCCACGGTATCTTAGCCCCTTTTTTAATGACTCAGATAAGAATCTTGACATTCTTGATATTGGTTGTGGTTTGGGACAAATGTTAGATCATTTAAAAAAAAGCGGATTCAATAACCTCTATGGAATCGACATTAATGAAGAGTCGATAAATGAGTGTAAAAAGAAGGACCTTTCTGTAGAAAAAATTAATGACATTAGGGAATATGCTTCTAAAAGCACTATGAAATTCGATCGGATTGTTATGAGTCATGTCCTTGAGCATATCGATAAAGAAGATATAATTGATACACTAATTCACATAAAAAAATACCTCTTAAAAGATAGCGGCGTCTTTTTATTGATGGTACCTAATGCCCAGTCATACACTGGAACCTATTGGCGATATGAAGATTTTACACATTCGGTTCTTTTTACTGCAGGATCCTGTTACTATGTCTTAAAATCTGCGGGCTTTTCAAATATTGAGTTTATTGATCCTGATGGAACAAAACACATGAACCCTTTCAAAAGAATTATTATCAAACTATTTGTTGGCTTTCATAAATTGAAAGAAGATTTTTGGAATAAAATTCTGCAAACCTCATTTCACAAAACAAGTCCACGGATATACACGTTTGAATTAAAAGTGGCAGCGAATTAA
- a CDS encoding magnesium transporter CorA family protein — protein MLQFFKNENGKTLAIEKPESGAWVNIVPPLKQEEFTEIADALDVPLDFLTDSLDIDERSRYELEDNVKLIVIKTPAENNSFNDSDAFYITIPICIILTHNQIVTVNSFDNGAIKKFLNTFQNRHPDKRNMMVLKIFEKVVQAYMEFLKEINHRRNLLEQKLYDANRNEELLDLMRIQKSLVYFVTALRSNEMLLMKLQRTNFLALNDEEDEFLQDLIVDTSQALEMANIYTNILSSTMDAFASIISNNQNQVMKRLTSVTVMLQLPTLVASIYGMNVPIPGAHSAFAFYFPILISLGLSLLLGIYFLRKKLF, from the coding sequence ATGTTGCAATTCTTTAAAAACGAAAACGGCAAAACGCTTGCCATCGAAAAGCCTGAATCAGGCGCATGGGTAAATATTGTACCCCCGCTGAAACAGGAAGAGTTTACAGAGATTGCAGATGCCCTGGATGTTCCGCTTGATTTTTTAACGGACTCGCTGGATATTGATGAACGTTCACGTTATGAGCTGGAGGATAATGTAAAGCTCATCGTTATCAAAACCCCTGCAGAAAACAATTCATTTAACGACAGTGATGCCTTTTACATCACCATCCCTATTTGTATTATTCTTACGCATAACCAGATCGTAACGGTGAATTCGTTCGACAATGGTGCGATCAAAAAATTCCTGAATACGTTTCAAAACCGTCATCCCGATAAACGGAATATGATGGTGTTGAAGATCTTTGAAAAAGTGGTGCAGGCTTACATGGAGTTTTTGAAAGAGATCAATCACCGTCGAAACCTTTTAGAGCAAAAATTATATGATGCCAACAGGAATGAAGAGTTACTCGATCTGATGCGTATCCAGAAAAGTCTGGTATATTTTGTTACTGCATTGCGTAGTAATGAAATGCTTTTGATGAAATTGCAACGCACCAATTTCCTTGCATTGAATGATGAAGAAGATGAATTCCTGCAGGATCTCATCGTTGATACCAGCCAGGCATTGGAGATGGCGAATATTTATACCAACATCCTCAGCTCAACCATGGATGCATTTGCCAGCATCATCAGCAACAACCAGAACCAGGTAATGAAGCGATTGACTTCTGTGACGGTAATGTTGCAGTTGCCAACATTGGTCGCAAGTATTTACGGCATGAACGTGCCGATACCAGGAGCGCATTCTGCTTTTGCATTTTATTTCCCCATTCTGATATCGCTTGGTTTATCACTCTTGCTCGGCATCTATTTTCTTAGAAAGAAACTATTTTAA
- a CDS encoding DinB family protein — MDESLFFYKSEQWSVAENLEHLSLSLHKGWLGLFAPKFFLKWKYGKPDHASRSYEELLQVYYQKLDEGYEQDKRYIPNVKEEKGAKEKLIFRFEHICTKFLDQIRYYWEDDSMDEYQVPHPVLGLITIRELLYFNLFHNTHHYKTIRNRKNEAIEFSTAD; from the coding sequence ATGGATGAGTCTCTGTTTTTTTATAAATCAGAGCAATGGTCTGTTGCGGAAAATCTTGAACATCTCTCCTTAAGTCTTCATAAAGGCTGGCTCGGTTTGTTTGCACCCAAGTTTTTTTTAAAATGGAAATACGGCAAGCCCGATCACGCATCACGTTCTTATGAAGAACTGCTACAAGTCTATTATCAAAAACTGGACGAAGGTTATGAGCAGGATAAACGTTACATCCCGAATGTAAAAGAAGAGAAAGGTGCCAAAGAAAAACTCATTTTCCGGTTTGAACATATCTGCACAAAATTTCTCGACCAGATAAGATATTATTGGGAAGATGACTCCATGGATGAATATCAGGTGCCGCATCCTGTACTTGGACTTATCACCATTCGTGAGTTGCTTTATTTTAACCTGTTTCATAATACACATCACTATAAAACCATCCGCAACAGGAAAAACGAAGCCATCGAATTTTCAACCGCAGATTAA
- a CDS encoding glycosyltransferase family 4 protein, translating to MKKVLNIVPYPYLPYFSGGQKLIAHFNHYLGEQCVLHVAGTADNDAVLADTYTFHPILKTSRFRYADIGSFFRLQKLIKKEQIDTVIIEHPYLGWLGWLLKATCKIKLIVHTHNIEYERFRTLGKSWWQVLKFYESFVLRQADKVFCITEDDRQWMINNMKLQADKCVVVPYGITQKQMPADKLHCKNALADRHHFDPQHALFLFNGLLDYKPNLDALHVILEQINPILLKSNLQYNIIITGKRLPAELNDLKAWNHVHVHYAGFVDDIDFYFKAADLFLNPVQSGGGVKTKMIEAIACGTTVISSETGATGIERSVTGEKLIIVADNDWNGFANAILKHALQKTETPAEYYKYYNWQHIAEQVVTRLV from the coding sequence ATGAAGAAGGTATTGAATATTGTCCCCTATCCTTATCTTCCCTATTTCTCCGGCGGACAAAAACTCATTGCTCATTTCAATCATTATTTGGGTGAACAATGCGTTTTACATGTAGCAGGCACTGCAGATAATGATGCAGTACTTGCAGACACATATACGTTTCATCCGATTCTAAAGACGAGCCGTTTCCGTTATGCGGATATTGGTTCGTTTTTTCGCTTGCAAAAGCTGATAAAGAAAGAGCAGATCGATACTGTTATTATTGAACATCCTTATCTCGGTTGGCTTGGATGGTTATTGAAAGCAACCTGCAAGATCAAACTCATCGTTCACACACATAATATCGAATACGAACGCTTCCGCACGCTTGGAAAAAGCTGGTGGCAGGTGTTGAAATTCTATGAAAGTTTTGTGTTGCGCCAGGCTGATAAAGTATTTTGTATTACAGAAGACGACAGGCAATGGATGATCAACAACATGAAGCTGCAAGCAGATAAATGTGTTGTTGTTCCTTATGGCATTACACAAAAACAAATGCCTGCAGATAAGCTGCACTGTAAAAATGCATTGGCTGACAGGCATCATTTCGATCCTCAACATGCATTGTTTCTTTTCAATGGCCTGCTCGATTACAAACCCAATCTCGATGCATTACATGTAATTCTTGAGCAGATCAATCCTATCCTGCTTAAATCCAATCTTCAATACAATATCATTATCACCGGCAAAAGACTACCCGCCGAATTAAATGACTTGAAAGCATGGAATCATGTGCATGTTCATTATGCCGGATTTGTTGATGATATTGATTTCTATTTTAAGGCCGCAGACCTGTTTCTCAATCCAGTGCAAAGTGGCGGCGGTGTGAAAACAAAAATGATCGAAGCTATTGCATGTGGCACAACGGTGATCTCATCAGAAACCGGAGCTACCGGCATTGAGCGTTCTGTAACCGGAGAAAAGTTAATCATCGTTGCAGATAATGATTGGAATGGATTTGCTAATGCTATCCTGAAACATGCACTACAGAAAACTGAAACACCTGCTGAATATTATAAGTATTACAACTGGCAGCATATTGCTGAACAGGTAGTTACTCGCCTCGTCTGA
- a CDS encoding TylF/MycF/NovP-related O-methyltransferase, which produces MKKIISRLLSKAGYQVINKSKISFKAGDFQYELVTPYASYAPWLSDIEFQAIYKRIKENTLGDLYRCYELWELTEKVISIDASVSILEVGVWKGGTAGVIAKKLSLLKAKAPFYLADTFAGIVKASEKDQFYNGGEHADTSIEVVQTLMNAVGYPHYKILTGIFPNDTAFQIDPAEMFGLCHIDVDVYESAKDIVDWIWDRLIIGGMVVFDDYGFHTTMGVTEYVNEQKSMSDRIIIHNLNGHAVIVKIK; this is translated from the coding sequence ATGAAAAAAATTATCAGCCGTCTTTTGTCAAAGGCCGGATACCAGGTGATCAATAAATCCAAGATTAGCTTTAAGGCAGGTGATTTTCAGTATGAGTTGGTAACACCTTATGCTAGTTATGCACCATGGCTCAGTGATATTGAATTCCAGGCAATTTATAAACGAATAAAGGAAAACACACTTGGTGATTTGTACAGATGCTATGAATTGTGGGAACTCACTGAAAAGGTGATTTCAATCGATGCTTCTGTCAGCATTTTGGAAGTTGGGGTGTGGAAAGGTGGCACTGCAGGTGTGATCGCAAAAAAACTTTCACTTCTGAAAGCGAAAGCACCGTTTTACTTGGCGGATACATTCGCCGGAATTGTAAAGGCTTCTGAAAAAGATCAATTTTATAATGGTGGAGAGCATGCTGATACCAGTATTGAAGTTGTGCAAACTCTAATGAATGCGGTTGGTTATCCGCATTACAAAATATTAACAGGAATATTTCCGAACGATACCGCTTTTCAAATTGATCCGGCTGAAATGTTTGGACTTTGCCATATAGATGTGGATGTATATGAGTCCGCAAAAGATATCGTTGATTGGATATGGGATCGTCTAATTATTGGGGGGATGGTTGTTTTTGATGACTATGGTTTTCATACTACCATGGGGGTTACCGAATATGTCAATGAACAAAAAAGCATGTCCGATCGAATTATTATTCATAACCTTAATGGTCATGCTGTGATTGTGAAGATTAAATAA
- a CDS encoding YfhO family protein: MNFDFKKLIPHAIAVVIFVVVAIAYCKPALEGQVLNAHDNIGWKGMAQQSFEKKEQLGHFPKWTNSMFGGMPTYQIALEGTHNVSFHYVSYILTLGLPKPINFFFLACLCFYLLALVLKINPWIGIMGALAYAYSTYDPVIIGAGHDTKMLAIGYAPLVVAGLLLLFQKKWWLGSAALATGLALQLGTNHLQIVYYTLLILGAITVGYFIDSFKKKEIASALKATVIAAIIGIITLGTNAIGTLTTWEYAKESMRGGVSELKETKDKNTTSGGLDKDYAFMYSVGIAETFTLLVPGIYGGSNGGNEYKTSQFADEMQKVGYAEDQALQFANGISYWGQQQPTSGPVYFGAVIMLLFLFAMFFEKGWLKWSLFAAGLFGIILAWGKNVEAINYFLFDYLPLYKKFRAPSMGLVMPQLCFVILAVVAVNNLLFGDNSTEKIKKAFKQTATATAAIVAILGILYFSFDYMSPNDVRLKENMVGAMLQQATQQGQQPTAELQQQAEQFGKGFVTAIQTDRKGLFAGDLARTVILLALALVMLWLAANKKLKPLPVMVILLLLSSFDLLSVGKRYLNDGNFVDPSDFDNAFAMTDADKMIKQDKGYYRVLNTTVDFTNESVTAYHHNSIGGYHPAKLQIYQDLIENQIGKNNMQVLNMLNTKYFIVQNPQNGQPIAQQNPGAFGPVWFVKGIKYVTNGKEEMKALDSTNLRDTAVVQTKFKSLIANEPVADSTASIQLIENKNDIINYESNAATNQFAVFSEIYYTAGWNAFIDGKKAEIVKTNYALRGLAVPAGKHKIEFRFEPKSYELGDTLNLVSSILVYLIVLGGLFMAWKTSKQA; encoded by the coding sequence ATGAACTTTGATTTCAAAAAGCTGATTCCCCACGCCATTGCAGTAGTTATTTTCGTTGTTGTTGCAATTGCATATTGCAAACCTGCATTAGAAGGCCAGGTGTTGAATGCACATGATAATATTGGCTGGAAAGGAATGGCGCAACAGTCGTTTGAAAAAAAAGAACAACTGGGTCATTTCCCAAAATGGACGAACAGTATGTTTGGTGGTATGCCTACTTACCAGATCGCATTGGAAGGCACACACAATGTTTCCTTTCACTATGTGAGTTATATCTTAACACTCGGCTTACCGAAACCCATCAACTTCTTTTTTCTTGCATGCCTCTGTTTTTATTTATTGGCATTGGTGCTGAAGATAAATCCATGGATCGGCATCATGGGCGCATTGGCTTATGCTTATTCAACTTATGATCCCGTTATTATTGGCGCCGGTCATGATACAAAAATGCTGGCCATCGGTTATGCGCCGCTGGTAGTTGCGGGTTTGTTACTGCTGTTTCAGAAAAAATGGTGGCTGGGAAGTGCAGCATTGGCAACAGGTCTTGCATTGCAGCTTGGAACAAATCACCTGCAAATCGTTTATTATACACTACTTATTTTAGGCGCTATCACTGTTGGTTATTTTATCGACAGTTTTAAGAAAAAAGAAATTGCATCAGCATTAAAAGCCACAGTTATTGCGGCGATCATTGGCATAATCACATTGGGCACAAATGCAATTGGAACACTCACCACATGGGAGTATGCTAAAGAAAGTATGCGTGGTGGTGTGAGCGAATTAAAGGAAACAAAAGATAAGAACACCACAAGTGGTGGCTTAGATAAGGATTATGCATTTATGTACAGTGTCGGCATAGCAGAAACATTCACCTTGTTAGTACCGGGTATTTATGGCGGCAGTAATGGTGGCAATGAATACAAAACGTCACAGTTTGCTGATGAAATGCAGAAAGTCGGTTACGCTGAAGATCAGGCACTACAATTTGCAAATGGCATTTCTTATTGGGGGCAACAGCAACCAACATCAGGGCCGGTTTATTTTGGAGCCGTTATTATGTTGCTGTTCCTGTTTGCTATGTTCTTCGAGAAAGGATGGCTCAAATGGAGTTTGTTTGCTGCAGGTTTGTTTGGGATTATACTTGCCTGGGGTAAGAATGTAGAGGCGATTAACTACTTCCTGTTCGACTATCTTCCCTTATACAAAAAATTCCGTGCGCCTTCTATGGGTCTTGTGATGCCACAACTTTGTTTTGTGATACTTGCAGTTGTTGCAGTAAACAATCTGTTGTTTGGAGATAACAGTACAGAAAAGATCAAGAAAGCATTCAAACAAACAGCTACTGCCACTGCGGCCATTGTAGCTATTCTTGGTATTCTGTATTTCTCGTTTGATTATATGTCGCCAAATGATGTACGTCTTAAAGAAAACATGGTGGGTGCTATGTTACAACAGGCAACTCAACAAGGACAGCAACCAACAGCTGAATTGCAGCAACAGGCCGAACAGTTCGGAAAAGGTTTTGTAACAGCTATTCAAACCGACCGTAAAGGTTTGTTTGCAGGCGACCTTGCACGTACAGTTATTTTATTAGCACTTGCTTTGGTTATGCTATGGCTCGCCGCAAATAAAAAATTGAAGCCATTACCTGTAATGGTCATACTGCTGCTGCTTAGCAGCTTCGATCTGTTATCGGTTGGTAAACGTTATTTGAATGATGGTAACTTTGTTGATCCATCTGACTTTGATAATGCGTTTGCAATGACAGATGCTGATAAGATGATCAAACAGGATAAAGGTTATTACCGTGTATTAAATACAACTGTTGATTTCACTAACGAATCTGTAACAGCTTATCATCATAATTCTATTGGCGGTTATCATCCGGCTAAGTTGCAGATCTACCAGGATCTGATCGAAAATCAGATCGGTAAGAATAATATGCAGGTATTGAACATGCTCAATACAAAATATTTTATTGTGCAGAACCCGCAGAATGGTCAACCAATTGCACAACAGAATCCCGGTGCATTTGGACCTGTATGGTTTGTGAAAGGAATTAAGTATGTGACGAATGGAAAGGAAGAGATGAAAGCCTTGGACAGCACAAATTTGCGTGATACCGCTGTGGTGCAAACCAAATTTAAATCGTTGATCGCAAATGAACCTGTTGCTGATTCAACTGCAAGCATTCAATTGATCGAAAACAAAAACGACATCATCAATTACGAATCAAATGCTGCAACCAACCAGTTTGCTGTATTCAGCGAAATCTATTACACGGCTGGATGGAATGCATTCATTGATGGTAAAAAAGCAGAGATCGTTAAAACAAACTATGCATTGCGTGGACTTGCTGTGCCTGCAGGCAAACATAAAATTGAATTCCGTTTCGAGCCGAAATCATACGAGCTGGGAGATACATTGAATCTTGTATCATCTATTCTTGTTTACCTGATCGTACTTGGTGGTTTGTTCATGGCCTGGAAAACAAGTAAGCAGGCATAA